One window of the Daphnia pulex isolate KAP4 chromosome 8, ASM2113471v1 genome contains the following:
- the LOC124200543 gene encoding lactosylceramide 4-alpha-galactosyltransferase-like: protein MGGRINFSLVTLKKLKEKYDNIHLISFNLDDFMARSPLEYWYHCNGWRDGPFHVSHLSDGLLFLTLHKYGGYYFYLGVISIRPVTDLRNFVAAESNDYLGSWVLHADFKNPVMELAVKDFAANYRSDVWGHNCPALLRLRFLKNWCKAQDLLEMNYVSCHEFNVLHYSSFCPVDYSVATKKFFIHRPANQSLPAWLTDQVVGVHTWKKLTYNKPIYKNSTHRYTLLAQNQCPSIFAIAPEIF from the exons ATGGGTGGGCGAATCAACTTTAGCCTAGTCACGCTGAAAAAGCTGAAGGAGAAATACGACAACATTCACCTAATCAGTTTCAATCTGGACGATTTCATGGCCAGATCTCCGCTCGAGTATTGGTACCATTGCAACGGCTGGAGGGACGGGCCTTTTCACGTGTCTCATCTCAGCGACGGACTTCTATTCTTGACGCTGCACAAGTACGGCGGATACTATTTCTATCTGGGCGTGATATCCATCCGCCCAGTCACAGACCTGCGCAATTTTGTAGCCGCCGAATCGAACGACTATCTCGGCAGTTGGGTCCTCCATGCGGATTTCAAGAATCCTGTCATGGAATTGGCCGTCAAAGATTTTGCCGCCAATTACCG GTCAGACGTATGGGGCCACAATTGTCCCGCTTTGTTGCGGTTGCGGTTCCTGAAAAATTGGTGTAAAGCCCAGGATCTCCTGGAGATGAACTATGTCAGTTGTCACGAGTTCAACGTTCTTCACTACTCGTCGTTTTGCCCCGTCGACTATTCGGTTGcgacgaaaaaatttttcatccATCGACCGGCCAACCAAAGTCTACCTGCTTGGCTCACCGACCAGGTGGTTGGCGTTCACACC TGGAAGAAGTTGACGTACAACAAACCAATTTACAAGAATTCGACCCATCGTTACACTTTGCTGGCCCAAAATCAATGCCCGTCCATTTTCGCTATTGCTCCCGAAATCTTTTAA